A single genomic interval of Dyella sp. GSA-30 harbors:
- a CDS encoding LysR substrate-binding domain-containing protein translates to MRSLPPELLRSFVAVAQNGSFTTASERVNLSQSTVSQHIRRLEDVLGQPLFERDTRNVRLSAHGEALYRYAERILNLMDEAVTSLCGPVLDGVVRLGLSEDFASSGLTVALADFVQRNPGVELAITTGMSGDLFRELDEGRYDLVFAKRLSGSQRGRMIRSEPLYWCAGPRSPLTGEETVLPLALHPEPSVTRTRIFETLKTANRPYRVAIVSSSIVVLKAAVMAGLGVSAFGAYVIPEGLMRLEGVLPELGELDYVIDRPASVSKATLALEAVLTSAAKDM, encoded by the coding sequence ATGCGTTCACTGCCGCCCGAACTTCTGCGAAGTTTTGTTGCTGTCGCACAAAATGGCAGTTTCACCACCGCGTCCGAACGCGTGAATCTTTCGCAGTCCACCGTCAGCCAACATATCCGCCGGCTGGAGGATGTTCTGGGCCAGCCGTTGTTCGAGCGCGATACGCGCAATGTGCGCCTGTCAGCACATGGCGAAGCCCTTTATCGCTATGCCGAGCGCATCCTGAATTTGATGGACGAAGCAGTCACGTCACTCTGCGGCCCGGTACTCGATGGTGTGGTGCGACTGGGACTTTCGGAGGATTTTGCGTCCAGCGGTCTGACCGTTGCACTGGCGGATTTTGTGCAACGCAACCCGGGTGTCGAACTGGCGATCACTACCGGCATGAGCGGCGACCTGTTCCGCGAACTCGACGAAGGTCGATACGACCTGGTATTTGCCAAGCGCCTGAGCGGCAGCCAGCGCGGCCGCATGATCCGCAGCGAGCCGCTCTATTGGTGCGCCGGGCCGCGTTCGCCATTGACCGGAGAAGAAACGGTGCTGCCGTTGGCACTGCATCCCGAGCCCAGTGTCACGCGTACACGGATTTTCGAAACGCTCAAGACGGCCAACCGGCCGTATCGAGTCGCTATTGTCAGCAGCAGCATCGTGGTGCTCAAGGCGGCGGTAATGGCGGGACTTGGTGTGAGCGCGTTTGGAGCCTACGTGATTCCTGAGGGCCTGATGCGCCTGGAAGGCGTGCTGCCGGAACTGGGGGAACTCGACTATGTCATCGATCGTCCGGCGAGCGTGTCGAAGGCCACGCTCGCGCTGGAGGCTGTACTGACATCGGCGGCCAAGGACATGTGA
- the mdcA gene encoding malonate decarboxylase subunit alpha, whose amino-acid sequence MMTAWDTARRARDARWQAGARYAQGKRVDARDATALLEAVLQPGDRVCLEGDNQKQADVLAAALAAVDKAKVHHLHMVQSGIVLPEHLDVFESGVATRLDYSYSGPQSQRIAKLLFAGKIELGAVHTYLELFARYFIDLTPQVALIAAVSADRDGNLYTGPNTEDTPTVVEATAFKDGIVIAQVNEIVDKVPRVDIPGDRVHFVVEAGKPFYVEPLFTRDPAAITETQILTAMLAIKGIYAPYGVARLNHGIGFNTAAIELLLPTYGEKLGLKGKVASHWALNPHPTLIPAIESGWVKQIHSFGSEVGMDEYIRARSDIYFTGADGSLRSNRAFSQVAGLYACDMFIGSTLQIDLQGNSSTVTTDRVAGFGGAPNMGSDARGRRHPSEPWLKAGLEADPDSPAAMRRGRKLVVQIGETFGDKNVPMFVEQLDALALGEKLKLDLAPVMVYSDDVTHIVTEEGIANLLLCRDKDEREHAIRGVAGYTDVGRGRDAGMVQRLRERGVIRRPEDLGIDPLDADRRMLAARSIKDLVRWSGGLYAPPSKFRNW is encoded by the coding sequence GTGATGACGGCTTGGGATACGGCGAGACGCGCACGGGATGCCAGATGGCAGGCCGGAGCCCGTTATGCCCAGGGCAAGCGGGTGGACGCGCGTGATGCGACTGCCTTGCTGGAGGCTGTACTGCAACCCGGCGACCGGGTCTGCCTGGAGGGCGACAACCAGAAGCAGGCTGACGTGCTGGCCGCAGCACTGGCTGCCGTGGACAAGGCCAAGGTTCATCACCTGCATATGGTGCAGTCGGGCATCGTATTGCCCGAACACCTCGATGTGTTCGAAAGCGGTGTGGCCACCCGGTTGGATTATTCCTATTCCGGACCGCAGTCGCAGCGCATCGCCAAATTGTTGTTCGCCGGCAAGATCGAGCTGGGCGCGGTGCACACTTATCTGGAACTGTTCGCGCGCTACTTTATCGACCTGACCCCGCAGGTTGCCTTGATTGCCGCGGTCAGCGCCGATCGCGACGGCAATCTCTATACCGGCCCGAACACCGAAGATACGCCCACCGTGGTCGAGGCCACCGCGTTCAAGGACGGCATCGTGATTGCGCAGGTCAACGAGATCGTCGACAAGGTGCCGCGCGTCGACATTCCTGGCGACCGCGTGCATTTTGTCGTCGAGGCCGGCAAGCCGTTCTATGTCGAGCCCTTGTTCACGCGCGATCCGGCGGCGATCACCGAAACGCAGATCCTTACCGCGATGCTTGCGATCAAGGGCATCTATGCGCCGTATGGCGTGGCGCGGCTCAATCACGGCATCGGCTTCAACACCGCGGCGATCGAGTTGCTGTTGCCCACGTATGGCGAAAAGCTTGGCCTGAAAGGCAAGGTCGCCAGCCATTGGGCGCTCAATCCGCATCCGACCCTGATCCCGGCGATCGAGTCGGGCTGGGTCAAGCAGATTCACAGTTTCGGTTCCGAAGTCGGCATGGACGAATACATTCGTGCACGCTCGGACATCTACTTTACGGGGGCCGATGGCTCGCTGCGCTCGAACCGCGCATTTAGCCAGGTCGCGGGCCTGTATGCCTGCGACATGTTTATCGGCTCGACCTTGCAGATCGATCTGCAGGGGAACTCATCGACGGTGACGACCGATCGCGTCGCCGGCTTCGGTGGGGCGCCGAACATGGGTAGCGATGCACGTGGTCGCCGCCATCCCAGTGAGCCCTGGTTGAAGGCCGGACTGGAGGCCGACCCCGACAGCCCGGCAGCCATGCGACGCGGTCGCAAGCTGGTCGTGCAGATCGGCGAGACCTTCGGCGACAAGAATGTGCCGATGTTCGTCGAGCAGTTGGATGCCCTGGCCCTCGGCGAGAAGCTCAAGCTCGATCTTGCTCCGGTGATGGTCTACAGCGACGACGTAACCCATATCGTTACCGAGGAAGGTATCGCCAACCTGCTGCTATGCCGCGACAAGGACGAGCGCGAACATGCGATTCGTGGTGTGGCCGGCTACACCGATGTCGGTCGTGGACGCGATGCCGGCATGGTGCAACGTTTGCGCGAGCGTGGCGTGATCCGACGGCCTGAAGATCTCGGAATCGATCCGCTCGATGCCGACCGCCGCATGCTCGCAGCCCGTTCGATCAAAGACCTGGTGCGCTGGTCGGGCGGCCTGTATGCACCGCCGTCCAAGTTTCGCAATTGGTAA
- the mdcC gene encoding malonate decarboxylase acyl carrier protein, with translation MEHLNYRHTTRRRAAGSSKLAIVGVVASGNLEVLAERVLPDNECEVDINTAAEGFGEVWKAVVADFVERRASGGVRLSVNDGGARPDMVALRLAQAVRALEGESA, from the coding sequence ATGGAACACCTGAACTACCGTCACACCACCCGACGCCGCGCTGCCGGTAGCAGCAAGCTCGCTATCGTGGGCGTGGTCGCCTCCGGCAATCTCGAGGTGCTGGCCGAGCGCGTACTGCCGGACAACGAGTGCGAAGTGGATATCAACACCGCGGCCGAAGGTTTCGGCGAGGTATGGAAGGCCGTGGTTGCCGATTTCGTCGAGCGACGCGCCAGCGGTGGCGTGCGGCTCTCCGTCAACGACGGTGGTGCGCGACCGGACATGGTGGCCTTGCGACTGGCGCAGGCAGTACGCGCCCTGGAAGGAGAGTCGGCATGA
- a CDS encoding biotin-independent malonate decarboxylase subunit beta yields MSASKIDVQADNALLSPSWYEASARQRVDGLLDAGSFDEFIGPAVRETSPHLPLFDLPQQFDDGMIVGRGRLGGKTVFVAAQEGRFMGGSFGEVHGAKLTGLLRAARDIGSVPVLVLFDTGGVRLQEANAGELAIAEIMRAVIEARLAGVPVLGLIGGRAGCYGGGGLIAACCSALAVSEQGRISVSGPEVIETNRGVEEFDSKDRALVWRTMGGKHRRLIGGADRFVDDSMASFRAAASALLTHVPAMQLATLVAEQQRLEQRLQRFGSSEDAVDLWRTLGIAEPAQVPGMAYDDFVELVASLKEPHHDAR; encoded by the coding sequence ATGAGTGCGAGCAAGATCGATGTGCAGGCAGATAACGCCTTGCTGTCGCCCAGTTGGTATGAAGCCTCCGCACGCCAGCGCGTCGATGGATTGCTCGATGCGGGCAGTTTTGACGAATTCATCGGCCCGGCAGTGCGCGAAACCAGCCCGCATTTGCCGCTGTTCGATCTGCCGCAGCAATTCGATGACGGCATGATCGTGGGGCGTGGTCGCCTAGGCGGAAAGACGGTATTTGTCGCGGCGCAGGAGGGGCGCTTCATGGGCGGCTCGTTCGGCGAGGTGCATGGGGCCAAGTTGACCGGCCTGCTGCGAGCCGCGCGGGACATCGGTTCGGTACCTGTACTGGTGTTGTTCGATACCGGCGGCGTGCGCTTGCAGGAGGCCAATGCCGGCGAGCTGGCGATTGCCGAAATCATGCGCGCGGTGATCGAAGCGCGTCTGGCCGGCGTGCCGGTCCTTGGCCTGATCGGTGGCCGGGCCGGCTGTTATGGCGGTGGCGGTCTCATCGCTGCTTGCTGTTCGGCGCTGGCCGTGTCGGAGCAGGGACGTATCAGTGTCTCCGGGCCGGAAGTGATCGAAACCAACCGCGGTGTCGAGGAGTTCGACTCCAAGGACCGTGCCCTGGTATGGCGCACGATGGGCGGCAAGCACCGTCGCCTGATCGGTGGCGCCGATCGTTTTGTCGACGACAGCATGGCGAGTTTTCGTGCGGCTGCTTCCGCGTTGCTGACCCACGTGCCGGCAATGCAGCTGGCAACCCTGGTAGCCGAACAGCAGCGTCTTGAGCAACGGCTGCAACGTTTCGGTAGCAGCGAGGACGCGGTCGATCTGTGGCGGACCCTGGGTATCGCCGAGCCGGCACAGGTTCCTGGCATGGCTTATGACGACTTTGTCGAACTCGTCGCCTCGTTGAAGGAGCCGCATCATGACGCCCGATAA
- the mdcE gene encoding biotin-independent malonate decarboxylase subunit gamma — MTPDKILASVFPEGHAVTRDGGLMLGHGNFGGRKIEVIGVADRTALGVDEAARLSQYVLEVIERGGDAPILVLIDSDSQRMSKRDELLGLNEFLAHLAKSLILADTLGHPTIGLLYGYTAAGAFIATALATRALLALPGAEPAVMDLPSMSRVTKLSLDVLQEKSKTTPVFAPGLANLTQTGAVARTLDPNGSLAEQLSGLLAGLSDTRDTRDRLGKERQGRPKAADIAERVYALARASV, encoded by the coding sequence ATGACGCCCGATAAGATTCTCGCTTCCGTATTTCCCGAAGGTCATGCGGTGACGCGTGACGGTGGATTGATGCTCGGCCATGGAAACTTCGGTGGCCGCAAGATCGAAGTGATCGGTGTCGCCGATCGCACCGCGCTCGGTGTCGATGAGGCGGCCCGCTTGTCGCAGTACGTGCTTGAGGTCATTGAGCGCGGCGGAGATGCACCGATTCTTGTGTTGATCGACAGCGACAGTCAGCGCATGAGCAAGCGCGACGAGCTGCTTGGACTCAACGAGTTTCTCGCGCATCTGGCCAAAAGCCTGATTCTTGCCGATACGCTGGGTCACCCCACGATCGGCCTGCTGTATGGCTACACGGCGGCAGGGGCATTTATCGCCACCGCCCTGGCTACGCGCGCGTTGCTGGCCCTGCCGGGAGCCGAGCCCGCAGTCATGGATCTTCCGTCCATGTCGCGGGTCACCAAACTGTCGCTCGATGTGTTGCAGGAGAAGTCCAAGACCACGCCGGTATTTGCACCGGGCCTGGCCAACCTCACGCAGACCGGTGCTGTTGCCAGGACGCTCGACCCCAACGGATCGCTGGCCGAACAGTTGTCGGGCTTGCTCGCCGGGCTTTCCGATACGCGCGATACACGCGATCGACTCGGCAAGGAACGCCAGGGCCGGCCGAAAGCCGCGGACATTGCCGAGCGCGTCTATGCATTGGCACGCGCTTCGGTCTGA
- the mdcG gene encoding malonate decarboxylase holo-[acyl-carrier-protein] synthase, with protein sequence MHWHALRSDAPLQRHQLVRLKPASWSELLHARSDLAGEALLQGWADCGWPLIARRPLPGEAGGYALGLPLPPAAGKRRIAVNARHEDIDAVSSLPYLQETIHSAPAAWASSMDRLTMLAARHAIEARVFGSLAWQWLTGLTYLSPGSDLDVIWTLPPPGHIAPLLAELAEIETLAPMRLDGELIRADGSGVNWRELYAGSKELALKTPVDVQLCSYEAFVA encoded by the coding sequence ATGCATTGGCACGCGCTTCGGTCTGACGCGCCGCTTCAACGGCATCAGCTGGTTCGGCTCAAGCCGGCCAGCTGGAGCGAGCTGCTGCATGCGCGTAGCGACCTGGCCGGCGAGGCGTTGCTGCAGGGTTGGGCCGACTGCGGCTGGCCCTTGATCGCACGCCGCCCACTGCCTGGTGAGGCGGGAGGATATGCCTTGGGCTTGCCGCTGCCGCCAGCGGCAGGCAAGCGTCGTATCGCGGTGAACGCACGGCACGAGGATATCGATGCCGTGTCGTCCCTGCCGTATCTGCAGGAGACGATCCATAGTGCGCCGGCAGCGTGGGCAAGCAGCATGGATCGCTTGACGATGCTCGCCGCGCGGCATGCTATCGAGGCGCGGGTTTTCGGAAGCCTTGCCTGGCAATGGCTGACCGGGCTGACATATCTCTCGCCAGGTTCCGATCTCGATGTCATCTGGACCTTGCCGCCGCCTGGACATATCGCCCCGTTGCTTGCCGAACTGGCCGAGATCGAAACCCTGGCGCCCATGCGACTGGATGGCGAACTGATTCGCGCCGATGGATCGGGCGTCAATTGGCGCGAGCTATATGCCGGGTCGAAAGAGCTCGCACTGAAAACGCCTGTCGATGTGCAGCTATGTTCGTATGAGGCGTTTGTCGCATGA
- the mdcB gene encoding triphosphoribosyl-dephospho-CoA synthase MdcB, whose amino-acid sequence MNEALAASVSNVSGTASVATVESYAKYIGQLAEQCLRLEVQTWPKPGLVSHVDNGSHTDMDAITFSRSAEALRPFFAELAEAGAQGAAMSTLRKIGLRAERAMLQATGGINTHRGAIFGLGLLSAAAGWRNAHPGDRTSSLGEIVARYWGDDILGGPRLTTSHGETAHRRYGAGGARQEAADGFPSIYNVGLRALEAARDIASGEAEAARVHACFALIAAVEDTNLLHRGGIAGLRFARQATRAFLRRGGVGQAEWRRHAEAIHRAFVERRLSPGGAADLLAMSLFVSALGRDG is encoded by the coding sequence ATGAACGAAGCTCTCGCCGCTTCCGTGTCAAACGTGTCCGGAACGGCGAGCGTCGCGACGGTCGAGTCATATGCCAAGTACATCGGCCAGCTCGCCGAGCAATGCCTGCGACTGGAGGTGCAGACGTGGCCCAAGCCGGGTCTGGTCAGCCATGTCGACAACGGTAGCCATACCGACATGGACGCGATCACGTTTTCCCGTAGCGCCGAGGCGTTACGTCCTTTCTTTGCTGAGCTTGCCGAAGCCGGTGCCCAAGGCGCGGCGATGAGCACGTTACGAAAGATCGGCCTGCGCGCTGAGCGCGCCATGCTTCAGGCCACGGGCGGTATCAATACCCATCGCGGCGCGATCTTCGGACTGGGCCTGCTGAGCGCCGCTGCCGGGTGGCGCAACGCTCATCCTGGCGATCGCACATCGAGCCTCGGCGAAATCGTCGCGCGGTACTGGGGCGATGACATTCTCGGTGGTCCGCGCTTGACGACGAGCCATGGTGAAACCGCGCATCGTCGCTATGGCGCAGGTGGCGCGCGGCAGGAAGCGGCAGATGGGTTTCCAAGCATTTATAACGTCGGCCTGCGTGCACTGGAAGCCGCTCGGGACATCGCGAGCGGCGAGGCGGAAGCCGCTCGCGTACACGCCTGCTTCGCGCTGATTGCCGCCGTGGAAGACACCAATTTATTGCATCGCGGCGGCATCGCGGGGCTGCGCTTCGCGCGGCAGGCGACGCGTGCATTTTTACGACGGGGTGGGGTGGGGCAGGCGGAATGGCGGCGTCATGCCGAAGCGATCCATCGCGCCTTTGTGGAACGTCGACTCAGTCCGGGCGGGGCAGCGGATCTCCTGGCGATGAGTCTTTTCGTAAGCGCGCTCGGGAGGGACGGGTGA
- a CDS encoding AEC family transporter yields the protein MISIILAALVPIFFVLLLGYSAGKWRVVDNKNVAQLNAVVMRYAIPASLFAATATTPRQAMLAQWPIVVILGGAMMVVYPLWFFLQRNVLKRSLAESAVQTLSVSLPNYAAAGLPVVAALLGPNQIVPVAVAIATGALLPSPITLALLELSAAKSGTQGGHGQGPIRHAITHALTRPIVLAPIAGTLCSLLGLELPAVAIASFRLIGQAAGGMALFVTGLILSAQQFRLRWNVVLAAVTTNILQPLIAFGIASLLTAPREILQVAVLMAALPSGFFGILFGSSYGHSSEDAGSAVIASTLASMFTLAVAIAWLYG from the coding sequence GTGATTTCAATTATTTTGGCGGCGCTGGTGCCGATCTTCTTTGTATTGCTGCTGGGGTATTCGGCCGGCAAATGGCGGGTGGTCGACAACAAGAACGTCGCCCAGCTCAATGCCGTGGTGATGCGATACGCAATTCCCGCATCGTTGTTCGCGGCAACCGCGACCACGCCGCGCCAGGCCATGCTTGCCCAGTGGCCGATCGTGGTGATTCTTGGCGGCGCGATGATGGTGGTCTATCCGCTGTGGTTTTTCCTGCAGCGGAACGTGTTGAAACGTTCCTTGGCCGAATCGGCGGTACAGACTCTGTCGGTCTCCTTGCCCAACTATGCGGCGGCCGGCTTGCCGGTGGTGGCGGCCTTGCTGGGACCAAACCAGATTGTGCCGGTAGCGGTGGCCATTGCCACCGGCGCGCTGTTGCCTTCGCCGATCACGTTGGCGTTGCTGGAACTGTCCGCCGCCAAGAGCGGCACACAGGGCGGTCATGGTCAGGGGCCGATAAGGCACGCGATCACGCATGCCTTGACCCGACCCATTGTGCTGGCACCGATCGCCGGCACGCTTTGCTCCTTGCTCGGGCTTGAGTTGCCTGCGGTGGCGATAGCCTCGTTTCGCCTGATCGGTCAGGCCGCGGGCGGCATGGCACTGTTCGTGACCGGTCTGATTCTTTCCGCACAACAGTTCCGCCTGCGCTGGAATGTGGTGCTGGCTGCTGTGACGACCAACATCTTGCAACCGCTGATCGCATTCGGTATCGCCAGCCTGCTGACGGCACCCAGGGAGATCCTGCAAGTGGCGGTACTGATGGCGGCCCTGCCATCGGGTTTCTTTGGCATCCTGTTCGGATCCAGCTATGGGCACAGTTCCGAAGATGCCGGTTCGGCGGTGATTGCCAGTACATTGGCAAGCATGTTCACGCTGGCCGTGGCGATCGCCTGGCTTTACGGATAA
- a CDS encoding acyltransferase domain-containing protein, translating to MTLAILCSGQGAQHAGMFELTGNAPAAASLFERAGALLGHDPRRLVREAASDVLFENRTAQLLCSLQALAADALLADVLPKRRCVAGYSVGEVAAWGVAGLIEPVTTLELVAARADAMNAANHGQQGMLFVRGLARDVVEQLCEGLDAAIAIANPGDAWVIGGLQSALDVVAVKAKAFGALRVVPVHVAVASHTYLLAEASVSFRDALAATSIARAPKPGIRLLSGLDAASVLNVDEGVQKLARQISEPIDWAGCLAACVEAGAVAFLELGPGRALAEMAAGAYPGIPSRSLDEFHSLAGLTTWLSRV from the coding sequence ATGACGCTGGCCATTCTCTGTTCCGGCCAGGGCGCACAGCACGCTGGCATGTTCGAGCTCACCGGCAATGCACCGGCTGCCGCGTCGTTGTTCGAACGTGCCGGGGCATTGCTCGGACATGACCCGCGCCGTCTGGTGCGCGAGGCGGCGAGTGACGTGCTTTTCGAAAACCGTACCGCGCAGTTGCTCTGCAGTTTGCAGGCGTTGGCAGCGGATGCCTTGCTCGCCGATGTGTTGCCGAAACGTCGCTGTGTTGCCGGTTACAGCGTGGGCGAGGTAGCAGCCTGGGGCGTTGCCGGTTTGATTGAACCCGTAACGACGCTCGAACTGGTGGCCGCGCGAGCCGATGCGATGAATGCGGCCAATCATGGGCAGCAGGGCATGTTGTTCGTGCGCGGTTTAGCGCGTGATGTCGTTGAGCAGTTATGCGAGGGGTTGGATGCGGCGATCGCCATCGCCAATCCTGGCGACGCCTGGGTTATCGGCGGCTTGCAGTCTGCTTTGGATGTCGTTGCGGTAAAGGCCAAGGCGTTCGGTGCATTGCGGGTCGTGCCGGTGCACGTGGCGGTAGCGTCGCATACGTACCTGCTGGCCGAGGCGTCTGTGTCGTTTCGCGATGCACTCGCTGCTACGTCGATAGCGCGCGCACCCAAGCCGGGTATTCGATTGCTGAGCGGGCTGGATGCTGCGTCGGTATTGAATGTCGACGAAGGCGTGCAGAAACTTGCGCGGCAGATATCCGAACCGATCGATTGGGCGGGTTGTCTGGCGGCTTGCGTCGAAGCTGGTGCGGTTGCGTTTCTGGAGCTGGGGCCGGGGCGTGCGTTGGCGGAGATGGCTGCCGGGGCGTATCCGGGGATACCTTCGCGCAGCCTGGATGAATTCCATTCGTTGGCTGGTTTAACGACGTGGTTGTCGCGGGTTTGA
- a CDS encoding alpha/beta hydrolase — MQSNDIHNEIVDKTRRKAILATAIGTAALATSSMAAPRKHASGAPVSATPQPVFFRTQKVGDVEVFYREAGPADAPVILLLHGFPTSSHMFRDLIPQLSQNYRVIAPDLPGFGQTKAPPRGTFNYSFDELARVIGQFVDAIGLQRYALYIFDYGAPTGLRLALAHPERVTAIISQNGNAYLDGFSENWGSWQTYWREPTAAHREACRDALSPQVIRDLQYLHGAPAGRVSPDGYTLDIGYMARPGADDIQLDLILDYRSNVARYPEFQAYFRSHRPPLLAVWGKNDPFFIPPGAEAYRRDIPDAEIHLLDAGHFALETHSVEIAGYMRDFLGRKLKG, encoded by the coding sequence ATGCAATCGAATGATATTCATAATGAAATTGTCGACAAAACGCGCCGCAAAGCGATCCTCGCCACGGCGATAGGAACGGCTGCGCTGGCCACCAGCTCGATGGCAGCCCCAAGGAAACACGCATCTGGCGCGCCTGTCTCGGCCACTCCCCAGCCGGTGTTCTTTCGCACGCAAAAGGTCGGCGATGTCGAGGTGTTCTATCGCGAGGCCGGCCCGGCTGACGCACCGGTGATCCTGCTGTTGCATGGCTTTCCTACCTCCAGCCATATGTTTCGCGATCTGATCCCGCAGCTGTCGCAGAACTATCGCGTGATCGCTCCCGACCTGCCCGGCTTCGGCCAGACCAAGGCGCCGCCGCGCGGAACGTTCAACTACAGCTTCGACGAACTCGCACGCGTCATCGGCCAGTTCGTCGATGCCATCGGCTTGCAACGCTATGCGCTGTATATCTTCGATTACGGCGCACCGACCGGGCTGCGCCTGGCGCTTGCGCATCCCGAACGCGTCACGGCGATCATCAGCCAGAACGGCAATGCCTATCTGGATGGCTTCAGTGAGAACTGGGGTAGCTGGCAGACGTATTGGCGCGAGCCGACGGCGGCTCATCGCGAAGCCTGCCGTGACGCCTTGTCGCCGCAGGTGATTCGCGATCTGCAATACCTGCACGGTGCGCCGGCCGGGCGCGTGTCGCCGGATGGCTATACCTTGGATATCGGCTATATGGCGCGCCCGGGCGCGGACGATATCCAGTTGGACCTGATCCTGGATTACCGCAGCAATGTGGCGCGCTATCCGGAGTTCCAGGCGTATTTCCGCAGTCATCGTCCGCCGCTTCTCGCGGTATGGGGCAAGAACGATCCGTTCTTTATCCCGCCGGGTGCGGAGGCGTATCGGCGCGATATTCCCGATGCGGAAATTCACTTGCTGGATGCGGGGCATTTTGCGTTGGAGACGCATTCGGTCGAGATTGCGGGGTATATGCGGGATTTTTTGGGGCGCAAGTTGAAGGGTTGA